One Alicyclobacillus acidoterrestris DNA window includes the following coding sequences:
- a CDS encoding MFS transporter has translation MVLWPMVTVQFFMSAALTVMSPFLPLYLVQIGVHPLSQVDMWSGVLTSVNFLMAALMSPVWGGLSDRVGRKAMVLRSSVAICVFTALMGLSHNVWELLVLRVLMGMFSGFSASAIALVATQINEEKLGFALGWLSSGQLIGGLVGPLLGGLMADWVGNYRFVFFWTSGISLLAVLITLVVVRERKTRGADDSGQVRKRQPIWRQLMTLREIHWLFPMFMVLLLAQFAARAVQPVVTLYVKDIAGNVQYLSTLAGFAFSVTGIGDLIASPFLGKRSDKIGYKRVLLISILGATIFTIPQAFTHSIWVFLALRFALGMFMGGILPTANALVGRLAPSEDRGKVYGLTSSCTFLGSFAGPLVGGLVSASFGIPTMFYITAALLLINWMWIAKFVREPSEEFAHRG, from the coding sequence TTGGTTCTTTGGCCGATGGTCACTGTTCAATTTTTTATGAGTGCGGCGCTTACGGTGATGTCGCCGTTTTTACCGTTGTACCTCGTGCAAATTGGCGTTCATCCGCTATCCCAAGTGGATATGTGGTCTGGCGTGCTGACGTCGGTCAATTTTCTCATGGCTGCGCTGATGTCACCCGTGTGGGGCGGTCTGTCGGATCGCGTGGGGCGTAAGGCGATGGTCCTGCGGTCGAGCGTGGCGATTTGCGTTTTTACTGCCCTGATGGGCTTATCGCACAATGTCTGGGAATTGTTGGTTCTTCGTGTGCTGATGGGGATGTTTAGCGGGTTTTCGGCGTCCGCCATCGCACTGGTGGCGACTCAGATAAACGAGGAGAAACTTGGTTTTGCGCTGGGGTGGTTGAGTTCGGGACAACTCATCGGAGGTCTAGTCGGTCCGCTTCTTGGTGGCTTGATGGCGGACTGGGTGGGTAATTATCGATTTGTGTTTTTCTGGACATCCGGTATCTCGCTGTTAGCGGTGCTGATTACGCTGGTGGTCGTACGCGAACGAAAGACCCGAGGCGCAGATGACAGTGGGCAAGTGAGGAAAAGACAGCCGATTTGGCGACAGTTGATGACGCTTCGCGAGATTCATTGGCTGTTTCCGATGTTTATGGTTCTATTGCTGGCGCAGTTTGCGGCTCGCGCCGTGCAACCGGTGGTCACGTTGTACGTGAAGGATATTGCGGGTAACGTGCAGTATCTGTCGACGCTTGCTGGTTTCGCATTCTCTGTGACAGGCATTGGCGATCTCATCGCATCCCCATTTCTCGGCAAACGCAGCGACAAAATTGGCTATAAGCGCGTGTTGCTGATTTCAATTTTGGGTGCAACGATATTTACGATTCCGCAGGCATTTACGCATTCCATTTGGGTATTTCTTGCGCTGCGCTTTGCTCTGGGCATGTTTATGGGAGGGATTTTACCAACGGCCAATGCGTTGGTTGGCCGTTTAGCGCCTTCCGAAGATAGGGGGAAAGTTTATGGACTCACGAGTAGCTGTACGTTTTTGGGGAGTTTTGCGGGTCCTCTCGTAGGTGGCTTGGTATCCGCGAGTTTTGGTATTCCAACGATGTTTTATATCACGGCCGCGCTCTTGCTCATCAACTGGATGTGGATTGCCAAGTTCGTGCGGGAACCGTCTGAGGAGTTTGCTCATCGCGGTTGA
- a CDS encoding CBO0543 family protein, producing the protein MHIAIALMSIFSAWKWGDWRHWQRYQPTMLYMLSAEMIYEFLTKDYSLWTFRPDILLNGTLVVLVYAVVSMPLTVLVFLSRYPQKWSKRILYYGKWVAIYMGVEVILSVTHRISYQHKWSLWWSFVFDVVMFPMLQLHTKKPLLAYVLSVMAISGYMIFLKVPITAQ; encoded by the coding sequence ATGCATATCGCCATTGCTCTAATGTCCATTTTCTCTGCCTGGAAGTGGGGGGACTGGCGACATTGGCAACGGTATCAGCCGACCATGCTGTACATGTTGTCGGCAGAAATGATTTATGAATTTTTGACCAAAGATTATTCGCTATGGACGTTCCGACCAGACATCCTGCTCAACGGCACGCTTGTCGTACTCGTCTATGCGGTCGTCTCGATGCCTCTGACGGTATTGGTTTTTCTATCAAGATACCCGCAGAAGTGGTCCAAGAGGATTCTGTATTACGGAAAATGGGTCGCAATTTACATGGGTGTAGAAGTCATTCTCTCGGTCACGCACAGAATTTCATACCAACATAAATGGAGCCTATGGTGGTCATTTGTGTTCGACGTCGTCATGTTTCCCATGCTGCAACTGCACACAAAAAAACCACTGTTGGCCTACGTCCTGTCCGTGATGGCCATCAGTGGATATATGATTTTCCTGAAAGTTCCAATCACCGCACAATAA
- a CDS encoding aspartyl-phosphate phosphatase Spo0E family protein: MTTREMIEALRVEMMMVAEERGSLLHPDVIRLSQKLDVLIGEVQQARFQAYRAKPMRNKWLIRPLWASFYRYKSRAARLSRYYF, encoded by the coding sequence ATGACGACAAGAGAGATGATTGAAGCGTTGAGGGTCGAGATGATGATGGTGGCTGAAGAGAGAGGGAGTCTATTACATCCAGACGTCATCAGACTCAGTCAAAAGTTGGACGTCCTGATTGGAGAAGTGCAACAAGCCCGTTTTCAGGCCTATCGTGCGAAGCCGATGCGAAACAAGTGGCTAATTCGCCCATTGTGGGCTTCGTTTTACCGTTATAAATCCCGAGCAGCGAGACTCTCTCGTTACTACTTTTAA
- a CDS encoding metallophosphoesterase, with protein MDWILLFVCLAAVLFYLTFVLPTQWLKIERVRLPLHVGLKIIQISDLHVERNRIRPEKIRRVIEAERPDFLCLTGDFLDKPTSFVLLTPFLKMIQSTGVPAYAVLGNHDYKLERPEELIRLLEAFGIRVLVNEAEELHEVYLVGVDDFDSQHSDVDASFQFVTPNKPVIVMTHDPTITLFMDRRFDYLFAGHLHGKQFNLPFFFKLKDMGPLARSGVYKGLHTTPHGMLYISKGVGQSGYNFRFLVRSEITVHEL; from the coding sequence GTGGATTGGATTTTACTTTTCGTTTGCTTGGCTGCGGTTTTGTTTTACCTCACTTTTGTCTTGCCGACCCAGTGGTTGAAAATTGAACGTGTTCGATTGCCGCTTCATGTGGGTTTAAAGATCATTCAAATTAGTGACCTTCACGTTGAGCGCAATCGAATTCGCCCAGAGAAAATTCGCCGCGTCATCGAAGCGGAGCGTCCGGATTTCTTGTGTTTGACAGGCGATTTTTTGGATAAGCCGACGTCGTTTGTGTTGTTGACGCCGTTTTTGAAAATGATTCAATCGACTGGTGTTCCTGCATACGCCGTGCTTGGCAACCACGATTACAAGCTGGAGCGCCCGGAGGAATTGATTCGTTTGCTAGAGGCGTTTGGCATCCGGGTCCTTGTGAATGAGGCAGAGGAGCTTCATGAGGTTTATCTCGTGGGTGTGGATGACTTCGATTCGCAGCATAGTGACGTTGACGCATCGTTCCAATTTGTCACGCCGAATAAACCGGTGATTGTGATGACCCATGATCCGACCATCACGCTGTTTATGGACAGGCGCTTTGACTACCTGTTTGCCGGCCATTTACATGGCAAACAGTTCAATTTGCCGTTCTTTTTCAAATTGAAGGATATGGGGCCACTGGCGAGATCGGGTGTTTATAAGGGATTGCACACCACGCCACACGGTATGTTGTACATCTCGAAAGGGGTGGGGCAGTCGGGTTATAATTTCCGTTTCCTTGTTCGCAGTGAAATTACAGTGCATGAATTGTAA
- a CDS encoding helix-turn-helix domain-containing protein produces the protein MYTNMLSVHEVAKILRLPVVTVYELVRKNCLPANRLDQRILISKYDLSVWLQGQNNGQYTGVLPQAPRRFAK, from the coding sequence ATGTACACAAACATGCTATCCGTTCACGAAGTCGCCAAGATCTTGCGCCTTCCCGTCGTAACAGTTTACGAACTCGTGCGCAAGAACTGTCTGCCAGCCAATCGGCTTGACCAGCGCATTCTCATATCCAAATACGACTTGTCTGTATGGCTTCAAGGACAAAACAATGGCCAATATACCGGGGTACTGCCACAAGCGCCGCGGAGGTTCGCCAAATGA
- a CDS encoding RidA family protein: MGQRIYVSSGGPWEQVIGYHRAIRVGNRVVVAGTTATKGEEIIGVGDMYTQAAYVLKIIRKALTSVGANMSDVIVVRIYVTDMSQWPAVAQAHREAFVDTRPVTTIVEVGALIDPRLLVEIEVEAVVAE; the protein is encoded by the coding sequence ATGGGACAAAGGATTTATGTGTCGTCTGGAGGACCTTGGGAACAGGTGATTGGGTATCATCGCGCCATTCGTGTGGGAAACCGTGTCGTCGTCGCCGGCACGACCGCAACCAAAGGTGAAGAGATCATTGGCGTTGGTGACATGTATACACAGGCTGCGTATGTATTGAAAATTATTCGAAAGGCACTGACGAGCGTAGGGGCCAACATGTCTGATGTCATCGTTGTACGAATTTACGTTACGGACATGTCGCAGTGGCCGGCTGTGGCGCAAGCCCATCGCGAAGCGTTTGTGGATACGCGCCCCGTCACGACGATTGTTGAAGTAGGGGCGTTGATTGATCCGCGGTTACTGGTGGAAATTGAAGTGGAAGCGGTCGTGGCCGAATAG